Part of the Mycolicibacterium mengxianglii genome is shown below.
AAGCCGTTGACCTGGCCGGTCCCGTGAAGACGGTGACCACCGCCGGCGGTGAGGTCTACCGCGCCCGCGCGGTGATCCTGGCGATGGGTGCCGCAGCCCGCTACCTGGGTGTTCCCGGGGAGCAGGAGCTGCTGGGTCGCGGCGTCAGCGCCTGCGCCACCTGTGACGGCTTCTTCTTCAAGGACCAGGACATCGCCGTGATCGGCGGCGGTGACTCGGCAATGGAGGAAGCCACCTTCCTGACCAAGTTCGCGCGCACTGTGACCATCGTGCACCGCCGCGACGAATTCCGCGCCTCCCGGATCATGCTGGACCGGGCCCGCGCCAACGACAAAATCTCCTTCCTCACCAACACCGCGGTGGTGGCTGTGGAGGGCGAGGGCACTGTGAGCGGTCTGCGGGTGCGCAACACCGAAACCGGCGAGGAGTCCACCCTGGCGGTGACGGGTGTGTTCGTCGCGATCGGCCACGACCCCCGTTCGGCCCTGGTGCGCGGCGCTGTCGACCTCGACCCTGAGGGGTACGTACAGGTCAAGGGCCGTACCACTGCCACGTCGGTGGACGGCGTGTTCGCCGCCGGCGACCTGGTCGACCACACCTACCGGCAGGCCATCACCGCCGCCGGAATGGGCTGTTCGGCAGCCATCGACGCTGAGCGCTGGCTGGCCGACCAGGAGACGTCCGTTGTTTCCGACACTTCCGACACCGATTTGATTGGAGCCCCCCGATGAGCACCACCGAGAACAGCGCGACCGTCACCGTTTCCGACGACTCGTTCTCCCAGGACGTCCTGAACAGCAGCACCCCGGTGCTGGTCGACTTCTGGGCCACCTGGTGTGGTCCGTGCAAGATGGTTGCCCCGGTGCTCGAGGAGATTGCCAGCGAGAAGTCGGGTCAGCTCACCGTCGCCAAGCTCGACGTGGACGCCAACCCCGAGACCGCCAGGGACTTCCAGGTCGTCTCCATTCCGACGATGATTCTGTTCCAGAACGGCCAGCCGGTGAAGCGGATTGTCGGCGCCAAGGGCAAAGCCGCACTGCTTCGCGAACTCGGCGACGTCGTCTCCTGACCAGTCGCTTCAGCGGCGACTGTTAACTCGCGGCACGCGCGCTCGCCTGGCGTTTTCCGGAAACGGGTGCCGGTCTGCGACAATATTGACCAGTCTGCCTGCCGCGGTCGGCTGTGAATTCGGCCGCTGACCACCGTGACCGAAGGGCCATTGTAAATGTCGAGTCCGCGCCGCGGAGAAGCCGCTGACGTGCTGCGTCGCGGTGATCGTGGCGTCGCCGTCACCGAAATCAGAGCGGCCTTGGCTGCTCTGGGTCTGGTGAACAACCCCGACGACGATCTTTCCACCGGCCGGCACGTTGCTGCCGACCTCTTCGACGATGAGCTCGACGACGCGGTGCGCGCCTTCCAGCAACACCGCGGCCTCCTGGTCGACGGCATCGTCGGCGAGGCCACCTATCGGGCTCTCAAAGAGGCGTCCTACCGACTGGGAGCGCGCACGCTGCATCACCAGTTCGGGGCGCCGATGTACGGCGACGACGTGGCGACCCTGCAGGCGCGGCTGCAGGATCTCGGTTTCTACACCGAGATGGTGGACGGGCACTTCGGATTACAGACCCACAACGCGCTGAGTTCGTATCAGCGTGAGTATGGCTTGGCTTCTGACGGTATCTGCGGTCCGGAGACGTTGCGGTCGTTGTACTTCCTCGGTTCCCGCGTCACCGGTGGCTCGCCGCACGCCATCCGCGAGGAGGAGCTGGTACGGCGTTCGGGCCCAAAGCTTTCCGGTAAGCGCATCATCATCGATCCGGGCCGCGGCGGCGCCGATCACGGCCTGATCACCCAGGGCCCGGACGGGCCCATCAGCGAAGCAGATGTGCTGTGGGACTTGGCAAGCCGACTCGAGGGCCGGATGACGGCCATCGGCATGGAGACCTTCCTGTCGCGGCCTGCCAACCACAGCCCCACCGACGCGGAGCGTGCGGCGACTGCCAATGCCGTCGGCGCCGATCTGATGATCAGCCTGCGGTGCGCCACCCAGGCCAGCCCTGCCGCCAACGGCGTCGCCACTTTCCACTTCGGTAATTCGCACGGGTCGGTGTCCACCATCGGCCGTAATCTCGCCAGTTTCATCGAGCGAGAGGTGGTGGCCCGCACCGGGTTACGGGACTGCCGCACCCATGGCCGCACCTGGGATCTGTTGCGGCTGACCCGGATGCCCACGGTCCAGGTGGACATCGGGTATATCACCAATCCCCGGGATCGCGCGATGTTGGTGTCACCGCAGACCCGGGATGCCATTGCCGAGGGAATCCTCGCCGCGGTCAAGCGTCTCTACCTGCTGGGCAAGAACGACCGTCCCACCGGCACATTCACTTTCGCCGAACTCCTGGCGCACGAAGCGGCCATCGGTCAGGGCGCCAGCACTCGCTTCAGCGGTTCCTGACCGGCTTCGTCGTCGGCGCCGCCGATCGCGCGCCGAGCGCACCGGCGCCGGCCCCCACCGGCATCTCCAGCTGAGCCCGCTCCATCAGCCGTTCCAGCGCTGCCTCGACCTCGGCCTTCCAACCCAGGCCCTTGTCGAGTTCCAGCCGCAGCCGCGGAAAGTACCGGTGGTGTGAGACCACCACAAAGCCGACCTCCTGCAGGAAGTCGGCGTCGATCATGCACTGATCGAAGGAGCAGTCCCCCAGCGCGTGCAGGGCGGGTCGCAGGCTCGGCTCCGCCGCGGCCGGGTCGACGATCTCTGCTGCATCCGCGGTCCGACCGAACGCCTCCAATGCACGGACCCCACGGCGCATCAACTCCGAAACGACCTGGGCGACCAGGCTGTGCGCAAGGCCGTCCGCCATCGCGCCGGATTCGATTCCCATCGACGTCAACAGGACCGCGTCGGCGCTGACAGGGGCGGTCGGAAAGCGCTGCGCACGCGGTACCGCGTGCGGCGGGGCGTACAGCACATAACCCAGACAGGGGGCTTCGGCATCGGGGTCGTCGGCACCGTTGTCCGGCGCGGCGGTGGCGACCTGGCCGCACGAACCCCACTCCAGCATGACCATCGACAGCCACGCCTCTTTCTCGAACTCCGGGTCGGCGAGGTGGTCCTCCCCCAGGACTGTCTGCGGGTCGACCTCCCAGAAAACGCATCGCCGTGCGTGCTTGGGCAACTGCTCGAACGCTTGGAGGCGGAGCGGCGAGATACGAGCGGACACTAGCTTCCCGGGCCTTTCTGCGGAGCGGTCAGGAGTGGGACCATGCGCCGATTCCCTCCAGGATAGGAGAGAAAGGGGCTACCCGGCCACGAGCCGACGTGATCTGATCGACCGAACCGAGTGCTGGGCGAATTGTCATGAAAGACAACAGCTTTCCGCCTCCTGTGCAGTGGCGGCAGGTCCGGGCCGGTCGGAGTGTCACAGTGACGTTTTGACCTGGGGTAGCCGGTCCTGGAAATTCGCCGTTTTCACGACTTCGATTTCTCCATCAGCTCGACGATCCGCTGCAGGTCATCGACCGAGCCGAACTCGACCACGATCTTGCCCTTGCGCTTGCCGAGGCTGACCGTGACACGAGTGTCGAAGGCACCCGACAAGCGTTCGGCCACATCTTGCAGACCGGGCATCTGAATGGGCTTGCGACGGGGGGCCGCGGGCGTCGGCCCGTCGGCCCGATTGGCCAATGTCACCGCTTCCTCGGTCGCCCGTACCGATAAACCCTCGGCCACGATCCGAGCCGCCAACTCCTCTTGTGCCTCGGCCCCGGCCTCCAGGGCGAGGAGCGCCCGCGCATGGCCGGCGGAGAGCACCCCGGCCGCAACCCGTCGCTGCACGGCGATCGGCAACCGGAGCAGCCGGATCATGTTGGTGATCAACGGGCGCGACCGGCCGATCCGCGATGCCAGTTCGTCGTGGGTGACCCCGAACTCGTCGAGGAGTTGTTGATAGGCGGCGGCCTCTTCGAGCGGGTTCAGCTGTGCGCGGTGGATGTTCTCCAGCAGCGCGTCACGCAGCATGTTGTTGTCGATGGTCTCGCGGACAATGGACGGAATCGTCGCCAGTCCGGCTTCCTGCGCTGCCCGCCACCGCCGCTCCCCCATCACCAACTGGTAGCGGGCCGGGCTTCCGGCGGTTTCGGTGGGCAGTGCCCGCACCACGATCGGCTGCATCAGACCGAACTCTTTGATGGAGTGCACCAGCTCGGACAGCGCCTCCTCGTCGAACACCTGGCGCGGCTGTCGAGGATTGGGTTCGATCGCGGAGGGATCGATCTCCCGGTACACCGCGCCGACCTCGGCGACCGGGCCCGGAACCGCCTGGCCCCCGATCAGCACATCAGCCGCGGCGTTCCCGAGTTTGGGGCTCAAGCCCTGACCGTCGCCCTCCGCGGGCCCTGTCGGGATGAGTGACGCCAGTCCCCTACCCAGCCCACCTTTTCGTCGCGACGGCTGCGTCATTCTTGTCCCTTCGGTGAAGATGCCCCACGTTCGGCGAGCTCTCGGCTCGCATCCAGATAGCTCATCGCACCCCGGGAGCCAGGGTCGTAGTCGATGATCGTCATGCTGTAGCCCGGCGCCTCGGATACCTTGACGCTGCGCGGAATCAGCGTACGAAGCACCTTGTCTCCGAAGTACCGCCGCACTTCGTCGGCGACCTGGTCGGCGAGCTTGGTGCGTCCATCGTGCATCGTCAACAGGACAGTGGTGACCTCTAGTCGCGGATTGAGATGCGCCTTCACCATCTCGATGTTCGTCATCAACTGCGATACGCCTTCCAGCGCGTAGTACTCGCACTGAATCGGGATCAACACCTCCGGCGCGGCCACCAATGCGTTGAGCGTCAGCAGGCCGAGCGAGGGTGGGCAGTCGATGAAGACGTAATCGAAGTCGGAATCGCCAAGACCCTCCAGGGCGTTCCGGAGCCGGTTCTCCCGGGCCACCATCGACACCAGTTCGATCTCCGCACCGGCGAGGTCAATAGTCGCCGGTACACAAAAGAGTCGCGGGTTGTGCGGGCTGCGTTGCAGCGCCTCGTGCAACGGGATCTCGCCGATCAGCACCTCGTACGAAGACGGGGTACCGGATTGGCGTCGCTCGATCCCCAGGGCGGTGCTGGCATTGCCTTGCGGGTCCAGGTCGATGACAAGCACCTTCAACCCCTGGACAGCGAGAGCGGCCGCCATGTTCACCGCGGTGGTCGTCTTACCGACGCCGCCCTTCTGGTTCGCGATGGTGAACACCCGGAGATGATGCGGGCGTGGGAGTTGCTTCGCCTTGTGCAGGACCTGCATGGCCCGTTCGGCTGCGGCGCCGATAGGAGTGTCGGACTGAGTCAACGAATCCCACGTTTCACGTGAAACATCAGCGCCCGACTCTCCTGGTGCTCTTCTTGGTGGCGGCACAGTCATCGTCCCCTTCTGCCCGCGGGCTTCCGCTGCTGCTGCCTGAGTTCTGCCCCGCGCCGAGCGACCACCACGGTCGCCGGCGGGTCTAAGTACTCCACTCCACATCTCATCACCTTCGCGTCCACCACGCCTAACGAAGCCATCAGCCGGCCATGCTCGTCGACCTCGGCTTGAGCTCGATCGCCTTTGAGCGCCAACATGATGCCGTCCGGACGCAGCAGTGGCAGGCTCCATCGGGTCAACTTGTCCAGCGAGGCCACCGCCCGGGATGTCACGTAATCGAAGTCGGCTTGCTCGCGAGCGCCGGGGTCCTCGGCACGGTGCCGGATCACCCGCACCGATTCCAGACCAAGGGTCTCCGCCACCAACTCCAGAAAGACCGTCCTGCGCAGCATGGGTTCGATCAGCGCGATCTCCAGATCCGGTCTGGCAATCGCCAGCGGGATCCCCGGCAACCCGG
Proteins encoded:
- the trxB gene encoding thioredoxin-disulfide reductase, with the translated sequence MTDTSSIHDVLVIGSGPAGYTAAIYTARANLAPVVFEGTSFGGALMTTTEVENFPGFKEGITGPELMDEMREQALRFGADLQMEDIEAVDLAGPVKTVTTAGGEVYRARAVILAMGAAARYLGVPGEQELLGRGVSACATCDGFFFKDQDIAVIGGGDSAMEEATFLTKFARTVTIVHRRDEFRASRIMLDRARANDKISFLTNTAVVAVEGEGTVSGLRVRNTETGEESTLAVTGVFVAIGHDPRSALVRGAVDLDPEGYVQVKGRTTATSVDGVFAAGDLVDHTYRQAITAAGMGCSAAIDAERWLADQETSVVSDTSDTDLIGAPR
- the trxA gene encoding thioredoxin; translation: MSTTENSATVTVSDDSFSQDVLNSSTPVLVDFWATWCGPCKMVAPVLEEIASEKSGQLTVAKLDVDANPETARDFQVVSIPTMILFQNGQPVKRIVGAKGKAALLRELGDVVS
- a CDS encoding N-acetylmuramoyl-L-alanine amidase, with the translated sequence MSSPRRGEAADVLRRGDRGVAVTEIRAALAALGLVNNPDDDLSTGRHVAADLFDDELDDAVRAFQQHRGLLVDGIVGEATYRALKEASYRLGARTLHHQFGAPMYGDDVATLQARLQDLGFYTEMVDGHFGLQTHNALSSYQREYGLASDGICGPETLRSLYFLGSRVTGGSPHAIREEELVRRSGPKLSGKRIIIDPGRGGADHGLITQGPDGPISEADVLWDLASRLEGRMTAIGMETFLSRPANHSPTDAERAATANAVGADLMISLRCATQASPAANGVATFHFGNSHGSVSTIGRNLASFIEREVVARTGLRDCRTHGRTWDLLRLTRMPTVQVDIGYITNPRDRAMLVSPQTRDAIAEGILAAVKRLYLLGKNDRPTGTFTFAELLAHEAAIGQGASTRFSGS
- a CDS encoding acetyltransferase, producing the protein MSARISPLRLQAFEQLPKHARRCVFWEVDPQTVLGEDHLADPEFEKEAWLSMVMLEWGSCGQVATAAPDNGADDPDAEAPCLGYVLYAPPHAVPRAQRFPTAPVSADAVLLTSMGIESGAMADGLAHSLVAQVVSELMRRGVRALEAFGRTADAAEIVDPAAAEPSLRPALHALGDCSFDQCMIDADFLQEVGFVVVSHHRYFPRLRLELDKGLGWKAEVEAALERLMERAQLEMPVGAGAGALGARSAAPTTKPVRNR
- a CDS encoding ParB/RepB/Spo0J family partition protein, coding for MTQPSRRKGGLGRGLASLIPTGPAEGDGQGLSPKLGNAAADVLIGGQAVPGPVAEVGAVYREIDPSAIEPNPRQPRQVFDEEALSELVHSIKEFGLMQPIVVRALPTETAGSPARYQLVMGERRWRAAQEAGLATIPSIVRETIDNNMLRDALLENIHRAQLNPLEEAAAYQQLLDEFGVTHDELASRIGRSRPLITNMIRLLRLPIAVQRRVAAGVLSAGHARALLALEAGAEAQEELAARIVAEGLSVRATEEAVTLANRADGPTPAAPRRKPIQMPGLQDVAERLSGAFDTRVTVSLGKRKGKIVVEFGSVDDLQRIVELMEKSKS
- a CDS encoding ParA family protein, with translation MTVPPPRRAPGESGADVSRETWDSLTQSDTPIGAAAERAMQVLHKAKQLPRPHHLRVFTIANQKGGVGKTTTAVNMAAALAVQGLKVLVIDLDPQGNASTALGIERRQSGTPSSYEVLIGEIPLHEALQRSPHNPRLFCVPATIDLAGAEIELVSMVARENRLRNALEGLGDSDFDYVFIDCPPSLGLLTLNALVAAPEVLIPIQCEYYALEGVSQLMTNIEMVKAHLNPRLEVTTVLLTMHDGRTKLADQVADEVRRYFGDKVLRTLIPRSVKVSEAPGYSMTIIDYDPGSRGAMSYLDASRELAERGASSPKGQE
- the rsmG gene encoding 16S rRNA (guanine(527)-N(7))-methyltransferase RsmG, which gives rise to MFHVKQDGATSVPDAAAQVFGDRLALAERYADMLATDGVERGLIGPREADRLWERHILNSAAIAELISPNSRVADVGSGAGLPGIPLAIARPDLEIALIEPMLRRTVFLELVAETLGLESVRVIRHRAEDPGAREQADFDYVTSRAVASLDKLTRWSLPLLRPDGIMLALKGDRAQAEVDEHGRLMASLGVVDAKVMRCGVEYLDPPATVVVARRGAELRQQQRKPAGRRGR